A window of the Paenibacillus woosongensis genome harbors these coding sequences:
- a CDS encoding ComEA family DNA-binding protein, protein MSQKYTNPSQPSGIAASWWVAATFVPLGLTSFVAFLYAGVRVKNHVWRNFGFMYLGLLIGAFMMSGSGVGASIVFTMWIVSIIHAFTIRQDYLVQLAAIKEMEQQRSQQMWQESQSHFNAAPYGRALPHNMPPVPRTVELPPYNMPAPEGMSSPQGTVPPPFGSVPPPVGHVPPPLGSMPPPLGNVPPPSGGMPPPQGAVPPPFGGMPSSMDNEPPSSGTMPPPLKRPLLEGDIMDINTASEAQIASLPGIGTILAKRVMMKREELGGFKSLEHFSDVMGLKKYTLDRIAPLVVFSHKSNDPINSPTSGRIIDY, encoded by the coding sequence GTGAGTCAGAAATATACGAACCCAAGTCAGCCTTCAGGGATCGCGGCTAGCTGGTGGGTTGCGGCTACCTTTGTGCCTCTCGGGCTTACTAGTTTTGTGGCCTTTTTATACGCCGGGGTCAGAGTGAAGAATCACGTCTGGCGCAATTTCGGGTTTATGTATCTTGGGCTGCTTATAGGGGCGTTTATGATGTCCGGCTCTGGGGTCGGCGCAAGCATTGTATTTACGATGTGGATTGTATCTATTATCCATGCCTTCACCATTCGCCAGGATTATTTGGTTCAGCTTGCTGCAATCAAGGAAATGGAACAGCAGAGATCGCAGCAAATGTGGCAGGAGAGTCAGAGCCACTTCAATGCAGCGCCTTATGGCCGCGCGTTGCCGCATAATATGCCGCCAGTGCCAAGGACGGTAGAGCTGCCGCCTTACAATATGCCGGCACCAGAAGGTATGAGCTCACCACAGGGCACCGTGCCGCCTCCATTTGGAAGCGTGCCTCCGCCGGTGGGTCACGTGCCGCCTCCATTAGGCAGCATGCCTCCTCCGCTGGGTAATGTACCACCTCCATCAGGCGGTATGCCTCCGCCCCAGGGCGCCGTACCGCCTCCATTTGGAGGTATGCCCTCGTCAATGGATAACGAACCTCCTTCATCCGGCACTATGCCGCCGCCGCTGAAGAGGCCTCTGCTGGAGGGGGACATCATGGATATCAATACGGCATCTGAGGCTCAAATTGCCTCGCTTCCGGGAATCGGAACGATCCTCGCCAAACGTGTCATGATGAAGCGTGAAGAGCTGGGAGGGTTCAAGTCCTTAGAGCATTTCTCAGATGTCATGGGGCTGAAAAAGTATACCCTTGATCGGATCGCGCCCCTTGTTGTTTTCTCGCACAAGAGTAATGATCCGATAAATTCACCTACGTCAGGCAGGATCATCGACTATTAA
- a CDS encoding transcriptional regulator, whose protein sequence is MQPATTIRQLLENYIQGKGLTLHQFADFSGVNAGTLSSLINHRKPMSMLQVDRISAGMGLAEGSLYELYVEECLVQSSPNWRRLGALLRRCAELDKLSCIQRIIHAIMDNLAYAPYLFELAEQWYQAGRKDAASLLYQCVAESEKYQHSERLALCQYRLFTIHLGDDREANMNLAASFEPYVERLEEQDQLDALKSLADIYAANQRWAKVGELAEELGRKARFQYAMSSSANSRSELPSALVQEETRRPLLFYILYANLLQANVCEAREDYEQALDFVSLYTEPGWVQSCSETERIIMNQFKEWGRANACLYRLMAGQLEVLPDYVKYAAAHDSERVSALLKITEAANRHHFQVDDILERFGPHLKFEGRGHAFGSYHAQIAADQHARLLAELAAYYLSTERAETGMNYILACLDCCADFYNESVVIRCVGLFEKYRAWATPEMKNRYAKLISEVQGNHEKR, encoded by the coding sequence ATGCAACCAGCCACCACGATCCGACAGCTTTTGGAGAATTATATTCAAGGGAAAGGCCTGACGCTTCATCAATTTGCGGATTTTTCAGGTGTGAATGCGGGGACGCTTAGCAGTCTGATTAATCACCGCAAGCCGATGTCGATGCTTCAGGTCGATCGGATTAGTGCGGGTATGGGGTTGGCGGAGGGCAGCTTATACGAGTTGTATGTTGAGGAGTGCCTGGTACAGTCGTCGCCGAATTGGCGCAGGCTGGGGGCACTGCTTCGGCGCTGTGCTGAATTGGACAAGCTAAGCTGCATCCAGCGAATCATCCATGCGATCATGGACAATTTAGCCTACGCCCCATATTTGTTTGAGCTGGCGGAGCAGTGGTATCAGGCAGGAAGGAAAGATGCGGCATCGTTGTTATACCAATGTGTCGCCGAGAGTGAGAAATACCAGCATTCCGAACGATTGGCCCTCTGTCAGTATCGTTTATTTACGATTCATCTGGGCGATGACCGGGAGGCCAATATGAATTTGGCGGCTTCTTTTGAGCCTTACGTAGAACGCTTGGAAGAACAGGATCAATTAGATGCCCTTAAAAGCCTGGCGGATATCTATGCTGCCAATCAACGCTGGGCTAAAGTTGGGGAACTCGCGGAGGAGCTGGGGCGTAAAGCGAGGTTTCAGTATGCAATGAGTTCCAGTGCGAATTCGCGAAGCGAGCTTCCTTCTGCACTCGTTCAAGAAGAAACGCGAAGGCCGCTGCTTTTCTACATTCTCTATGCCAATTTGCTGCAGGCTAACGTTTGTGAGGCGCGGGAAGATTACGAGCAGGCCCTTGACTTCGTTTCGTTATATACGGAGCCAGGCTGGGTGCAGAGCTGCAGTGAGACAGAGCGCATCATCATGAATCAGTTTAAGGAATGGGGCCGGGCCAATGCCTGTCTATACCGACTGATGGCCGGGCAACTGGAAGTATTGCCGGATTACGTAAAGTATGCGGCTGCTCATGATAGCGAGCGGGTGTCAGCCCTCCTGAAAATAACGGAGGCGGCGAACCGCCATCATTTTCAGGTGGATGATATTCTGGAGCGTTTCGGCCCGCATTTGAAGTTCGAGGGACGTGGGCATGCATTCGGGAGTTATCATGCGCAGATTGCAGCCGATCAGCATGCGCGATTGTTGGCGGAGCTGGCTGCCTACTATTTGTCTACAGAACGTGCTGAGACAGGAATGAATTATATACTGGCCTGCTTGGACTGCTGTGCTGATTTCTATAACGAATCGGTCGTTATTCGGTGTGTGGGGCTATTTGAGAAGTATCGGGCTTGGGCAACGCCGGAAATGAAGAACAGGTATGCAAAATTAATAAGCGAGGTGCAAGGAAACCATGAGAAAAGGTAA
- a CDS encoding helix-turn-helix domain-containing protein: MNNGKIKASIGKVLKSLRIKQNLSQEDLAGICQVDRSYISMIEVGRNEPSVTKIFELCAGLKIKPSDFLRLVEIEMEKYTNITKKSD; encoded by the coding sequence TTGAATAACGGGAAGATTAAGGCTTCTATAGGAAAAGTATTGAAGTCGCTACGAATAAAACAAAATCTAAGCCAAGAAGACTTGGCAGGAATTTGCCAAGTTGACCGATCCTATATTTCGATGATTGAGGTAGGCCGAAACGAGCCTTCGGTAACTAAAATATTTGAGCTTTGTGCAGGGTTGAAGATCAAGCCGTCTGATTTCTTACGGCTGGTGGAAATTGAAATGGAGAAGTACACAAACATCACAAAAAAGAGTGATTAA
- a CDS encoding AAA family ATPase yields the protein MTVPVSGTPSKIRTLLANLLKARFPYLYIQTWEEDRAMSVIRSIAQDIALIKTPREVLVWRMTTGIVDVSGHSRDDTKQPLKALEFIEKYDSPCIVVLQDFHIYFGGQGRAADYQVIRKLRDILIRIKQNPNPINVIFTSPFLVLPEELQKDITIVDFELPSFSEIKTVLDEMIAINENRGRIQIEVTAEERERIAKAALGLTLSEAENAFARAMVEDGQLDIRDVEVILEEKEQIIKKTGILEFIRSELRMEDVGGLENLKRWLTRRNKSWLDSASKYGLPSPKGVLITGVPGCGKSLISKSISSMWQLPLLRLDIGKIFSGLVGSSEENMRKAIKTAEAISPCILWIDEIEKGFSATSSGGDGGTSARVFAQFLTWMQEKTSQVFVVATANNIAGLPPELMRKGRFDEIFFVDLPTKRERKEILKVHMGRRLTHPEVIGDFQLTDEVLDDLAEKCEGFVGAEIEQLVIDALFEAYAVDRSIRLEDFERAIVNTVPLSITQAEQIRAIREWANVRAVTATPKEDLEDYVKEEAVLDGSNSAPGSPDQGDDDVRYKRGGRTIDF from the coding sequence ATGACTGTACCCGTATCAGGAACGCCATCGAAAATCAGAACCTTGCTGGCCAATCTGCTAAAGGCAAGGTTCCCTTACCTATATATCCAGACCTGGGAGGAAGACCGCGCCATGTCAGTCATTCGCTCCATTGCGCAGGATATTGCGCTGATCAAGACGCCAAGGGAAGTGCTGGTTTGGCGCATGACGACGGGGATCGTGGATGTGAGCGGCCATTCCCGCGATGACACCAAGCAGCCTTTGAAGGCGCTGGAGTTTATTGAGAAATACGATAGTCCCTGCATTGTCGTGCTGCAGGATTTCCATATTTATTTTGGGGGTCAAGGGAGAGCAGCGGATTACCAGGTTATCCGGAAGCTGCGTGACATATTGATCCGCATTAAGCAGAACCCGAATCCGATCAATGTCATTTTTACATCGCCCTTTCTAGTCCTGCCGGAGGAACTGCAGAAGGATATCACTATCGTTGATTTTGAACTGCCGTCCTTTAGCGAAATCAAAACCGTGCTGGATGAAATGATTGCCATTAACGAGAATAGAGGGCGCATTCAAATCGAAGTTACGGCCGAGGAGCGGGAGCGCATCGCCAAAGCGGCGCTTGGCTTGACGCTATCCGAGGCCGAGAATGCATTTGCCCGTGCGATGGTGGAAGACGGCCAGCTGGACATCCGGGATGTCGAGGTTATTCTCGAAGAGAAGGAGCAAATTATCAAGAAGACGGGCATTTTGGAGTTTATCCGCAGCGAACTGAGGATGGAGGATGTCGGCGGCTTAGAAAACCTGAAGCGCTGGCTGACGAGACGGAATAAATCCTGGCTGGATTCAGCCAGCAAATATGGCCTGCCTTCTCCTAAAGGGGTGCTGATCACAGGCGTACCGGGCTGCGGAAAAAGCCTGATCAGTAAATCCATCAGCTCCATGTGGCAGCTGCCTCTGCTGCGGCTCGATATTGGAAAAATTTTTAGCGGCCTCGTAGGCAGCAGCGAAGAGAATATGCGCAAGGCGATCAAGACCGCCGAAGCGATCTCGCCTTGCATTTTGTGGATCGACGAGATCGAGAAGGGCTTCAGTGCGACCTCCAGCGGCGGCGACGGCGGGACATCCGCCCGTGTGTTTGCCCAGTTCCTGACCTGGATGCAGGAGAAGACAAGCCAGGTGTTCGTGGTAGCTACGGCCAATAACATTGCCGGATTGCCTCCGGAGCTTATGCGGAAAGGCCGTTTTGATGAAATTTTCTTTGTTGACCTGCCGACCAAGCGGGAGCGGAAAGAAATTCTGAAGGTTCATATGGGCAGACGCCTGACGCACCCGGAGGTCATTGGGGATTTCCAGTTAACGGACGAGGTGCTGGACGATTTGGCGGAAAAATGCGAGGGCTTCGTCGGAGCGGAGATCGAACAATTGGTCATTGATGCTTTGTTTGAAGCTTATGCGGTGGACCGTTCGATTCGATTGGAGGATTTCGAGCGGGCCATCGTAAACACGGTGCCGCTGTCGATTACCCAAGCCGAGCAAATCCGGGCAATCCGCGAATGGGCCAACGTGCGCGCAGTGACCGCAACGCCGAAGGAAGACTTGGAGGACTATGTGAAGGAAGAGGCTGTGCTGGACGGCAGCAATTCGGCTCCGGGCAGCCCGGATCAAGGGGACGATGACGTGCGTTATAAACGGGGCGGAAGAACCATCGATTTCTAG